A genomic region of Gemmata massiliana contains the following coding sequences:
- the hemG gene encoding protoporphyrinogen oxidase has protein sequence MPHAVVVGGGLTGLTVAFRLKQLSPDTTVTVLEPRDRPGGNVVTEDHRGFRVECGPNGFLDRTPAVPHLVRDLGLSDRLIAASDGSRKNRYVFVGDKLHKLPSGPLGLLTTPLLTRSGKWKLLTEPWRKSAPPGTDESVQEFAARRVGKEAADVFADALVTGIHGGDPALLSVAAAFPRLPVMERDAGSVVRGFMRAAKKRKRDARARGESAPGPMKMWSFREGLGVLIDGLCKHLGDSVRCGVEVQTITETASVAPWQVSDQTGYSWAADAVVLACPAYEQAVILEDLNSQLAGEVGAIPYNRIAVVALGYRAEHCPGEHDGFGYIAPQNTRRDVLGVQWCSSIFPERAPQGFVLWRALCGGVHRAEQVEWDDDRLVRAVHDEIRRAMGVTGEPVFHRIVRWPNAIPQYVIGHLDRVARIDDLAAKHPGLFLTGNAYRGVAMADCVEQAEATAVRVAMHLQQGEA, from the coding sequence ATGCCGCACGCCGTCGTCGTGGGCGGGGGGCTGACCGGGCTAACGGTCGCCTTCCGCCTCAAGCAACTCTCCCCGGACACAACGGTCACGGTTCTGGAACCCCGAGACCGGCCCGGCGGGAACGTCGTTACAGAAGACCACCGCGGGTTCCGCGTCGAGTGCGGCCCGAACGGGTTCCTGGACCGCACCCCCGCAGTCCCGCACCTCGTGCGCGATTTGGGGCTTTCCGATCGGCTCATCGCCGCGAGCGACGGGAGCCGCAAGAACCGCTACGTCTTCGTTGGGGACAAGCTCCACAAACTCCCGAGCGGCCCGCTCGGGTTGCTCACCACGCCCCTTCTCACCCGGAGCGGGAAGTGGAAACTGCTCACCGAACCGTGGCGGAAATCCGCTCCTCCAGGCACCGACGAATCCGTTCAGGAGTTCGCGGCGCGGCGCGTGGGCAAAGAAGCCGCGGACGTGTTCGCCGATGCGCTCGTGACTGGCATTCACGGCGGTGACCCGGCTCTTTTAAGCGTGGCGGCAGCGTTCCCCCGGCTGCCCGTCATGGAGCGCGACGCGGGGAGCGTGGTCCGCGGGTTCATGCGCGCGGCGAAGAAGCGAAAACGGGACGCCCGGGCGCGCGGGGAATCTGCCCCTGGCCCGATGAAGATGTGGTCGTTTCGCGAGGGCCTGGGCGTACTCATCGACGGCCTGTGTAAGCACCTCGGCGATTCCGTGCGGTGCGGGGTCGAGGTGCAAACGATCACCGAAACCGCGAGCGTGGCGCCGTGGCAGGTGTCCGACCAAACGGGGTACTCGTGGGCCGCGGACGCGGTCGTGCTGGCGTGCCCCGCTTACGAACAGGCAGTGATCCTCGAAGACCTGAACTCGCAACTCGCCGGTGAAGTGGGCGCGATCCCGTACAACCGCATCGCGGTGGTGGCCCTCGGTTACCGCGCCGAGCACTGCCCCGGTGAGCACGACGGGTTCGGCTACATCGCCCCTCAAAACACCCGGCGCGACGTACTCGGCGTCCAGTGGTGTTCGAGCATTTTCCCGGAGCGCGCCCCGCAGGGGTTCGTGTTGTGGCGCGCGCTGTGCGGCGGGGTTCACCGTGCGGAACAAGTGGAATGGGACGACGACCGCTTGGTGCGGGCCGTTCACGACGAGATCCGGCGCGCGATGGGCGTGACCGGGGAGCCGGTGTTTCACCGCATCGTGCGCTGGCCGAACGCGATTCCACAATACGTGATCGGGCACCTCGACCGCGTGGCACGGATCGATGATTTGGCCGCCAAGCACCCCGGCCTGTTCCTGACGGGCAACGCTTACCGCGGCGTCGCAATGGCCGACTGTGTGGAACAAGCTGAGGCCACCGCGGTCCGCGTCGCGATGCACTTACAGCAAGGGGAAGCGTGA
- a CDS encoding poly(ADP-ribose) glycohydrolase: MSETLEPICRREFDAAALVAEFPPRFSHPNKKVVYGISCPPDAVHSGRVTFSRWAAVTPPAEVPRNATTIEPREDYFGYEPVPAGLGRVEWYLNFSHYDLFCAYSGGLFAQDEMQVTEHPALGSLREALLQSGVEPLTVKDRIPTPVLVTGVERRCRVAINPDAALGRPAGLYGNNFARAKPDVIARATEALVPPTITNVLAMEAPTGGSGRYTRSAIEYVLRTAHTGFLAARIESGRLSASPEVVVHTGYWGCGAYGGHRTLMALLQILAARTAQLDRLVFHTGDAAGSATLRNALVVAERDLGLGEAPTPLAAVIDKLDAMAFHWGVGDGN, translated from the coding sequence ATGTCCGAAACGCTCGAACCGATTTGCCGTCGGGAATTCGATGCGGCCGCACTCGTTGCAGAGTTCCCGCCGCGGTTCAGCCACCCGAACAAGAAAGTCGTGTACGGCATCTCGTGCCCGCCCGACGCGGTTCATTCCGGGCGCGTCACGTTCTCGCGCTGGGCCGCGGTCACCCCGCCCGCGGAGGTGCCCCGGAACGCGACAACCATCGAACCGCGTGAGGACTACTTCGGCTACGAACCTGTGCCTGCGGGTCTCGGGCGCGTGGAGTGGTATCTGAACTTCTCCCACTACGATCTGTTCTGTGCGTACAGCGGAGGGTTGTTCGCACAGGACGAAATGCAGGTGACAGAACACCCGGCGTTGGGTTCTCTGCGCGAAGCGCTGTTGCAATCGGGCGTCGAACCACTGACCGTCAAAGACAGGATACCGACCCCCGTCCTGGTTACGGGAGTGGAGCGGCGGTGCCGGGTAGCGATTAACCCGGACGCCGCGCTCGGTCGCCCGGCCGGGCTGTACGGCAACAATTTCGCCCGCGCGAAGCCCGACGTGATCGCGCGAGCAACCGAGGCACTCGTTCCGCCGACAATTACCAATGTGCTCGCGATGGAAGCCCCGACCGGCGGATCTGGGCGCTACACGCGGAGCGCGATCGAGTACGTTTTGCGCACCGCGCACACGGGCTTTCTGGCCGCGCGCATCGAATCGGGCCGGTTGTCCGCGTCGCCGGAGGTGGTCGTCCACACCGGGTACTGGGGGTGCGGGGCTTACGGCGGGCACCGCACGCTGATGGCGCTGCTTCAGATCCTCGCGGCACGAACGGCGCAGCTCGATCGGCTGGTGTTTCACACCGGTGACGCGGCCGGTTCCGCGACGCTCCGTAATGCGCTCGTGGTAGCCGAACGCGATCTCGGGTTGGGGGAGGCGCCCACGCCGCTCGCGGCCGTCATTGACAAGCTCGACGCGATGGCCTTCCATTGGGGCGTCGGCGATGGGAACTGA